In one window of Henckelia pumila isolate YLH828 chromosome 1, ASM3356847v2, whole genome shotgun sequence DNA:
- the LOC140874412 gene encoding uncharacterized protein, with amino-acid sequence MSAILPSRRSPFTDDILSEALPKGFKIPSLPEFDGTSDPQDHIDKFYVKADLYDITDAAYCKIFRTTLSGRALTWFNKLPFGSIANLEQLTDCFIQQFSINKKYPKTAAYLFTVIQKEGECLRDYVRRFTHAVHEVLHVNHDLLAGIMQQNLRHRKFKESIAGRPPKNLEELLERAEKYIRVEKSIEPHYLNKIKREEDKSDIRKRDEKRTAQSPRL; translated from the coding sequence ATGTCCGCAATTTTGCCGTCACGTCGAAGCCCCTTCACTGATGACATATTATCTGAAGCATTACCAAAGGGATTCAAAATCCCCAGCTtacctgagttcgatggaacGAGTGACCCCCAAGACCATATTGACAAATTCTACGTGAAAGCGGATTTGTATGATATCACAGATGCTGCATACTGTAAAATTTTCCGAACAACATTATCAGGAAGAGCActcacatggttcaataagttaCCCTTTGGATCTATTGCCAATTTGGAGCAACTTACTGACTGCTTCATCCagcaattctcaattaacaagaAATACCCAAAAACAGCAGCATATTTGTTCACAGTCATTCAAAAAGAAGGAGAATGTTTGAGGGACTATGTTCGGCGATTTACTCATGCAGTGCACGAAGTCTTACACGTGAACCATGATTTGTTAGCTGGAATAATGCAACAAAACTTGCGCCATCGGAAGTTCAAGGAATCAATAGCAGGAAGGCCGCCCAAAAACTTAGAGGAATTATTGGAAAGAGCTGAGAAATACATACGGGTTGAAAAATCTATAGAGCCACactacttgaataaaataaagAGAGAAGAAGATAAATCAGATATTAGAAAGCGAGACGAGAAGCGAACAGCACAGAGCCCCCGTCTCTAG